The Myxococcales bacterium genome includes the window AGGTGGCCTTTGCCGGCGAGCCTGTTGCCTTGCTGGTCACCACCGATCGCCGCGCCGGCCTGCGCCTGCGCGCCGGCGTGGTGTTGCAGATCGCGCCGCTGCCCGCTTTATTGTCAATCGCCGCGGCGCGCGACGCGGGCAGCTTTATCGGCTCGCCGCGCGAGATTAATCGCGACTTTTCCGAAGCTGCGTTGGCGGCGTGCGACCACACGCTCGCCGACACGGTCGTGCTCGAGGGCGCCGATCACTTTTACTTGGAAAGCCAAGTATCTGTCGCCTATCCGCTCGAAGATGGCCAACTCGAGATCCATACGTCTTCGCAGCATCCAAGCGAGGTGCAGCACGTGGTGT containing:
- a CDS encoding molybdopterin-dependent oxidoreductase yields the protein MSVGGNTKISHDAAHLHVAGASEFVDDRAAMAGEVFVTVIYSPIAKGRIGKLDASAIASDPNFVAFYTHRDLAHNVWGTIFRDQPLLAETEVAFAGEPVALLVTTDRRAGLRLRAGVVLQIAPLPALLSIAAARDAGSFIGSPREINRDFSEAALAACDHTLADTVVLEGADHFYLESQVSVAYPLEDGQLEIHTSSQHPSEVQHVV